From Desulfuromonas soudanensis, the proteins below share one genomic window:
- a CDS encoding LPS-assembly protein LptD has product MKRRRISAWKIVVVGLFLPWGGTALALDGGAGLAAGEPVSLEADQLSFDQGSGTYQAVGKVRLQKGSLTLHADRVQWNEVAGEALASGEVEVTEPAGYLTGETLWLNVNTDAGRLTDGRAFMREKNVHLVGREIERFDAETYRVSEGTFTTCDGATPSWKFGAKRLDVTLGGYARARHVLFYVYDLPVFYLPYLIYPVSAERESGFLMPRFGYSDRRGTELSLGYYQVLGRNMDATFYLDYLSDLGVGKGAEYRYIFGQGNDGVLHGYHISGIKDAGDRYALDWQHLGALGDRLRLIGDVEYVSSSDYFADFGEEAGEYNRDMVESVVALNRNWDRANLGGQFKYTRNLVGSNGATLQQLPEVRFDLLRRRLAETPFFTDLESSTTNFWRHEGLKGQRLNLRPSLGAVFEAGGFLEIAPEFGYRQRLYQTSSDGPGYEAQGLADFSTRISTRLTRIFAPGGKQLRSIRHLVEPEIFYTFIPNVDQSHLPQFDRLDAIAPRNVLGYALTNRLTARLETEEGGTSFHDFLYLRLSQEYDIRQTRLDAPEEDSPFSTLRTELILRPTRWSSFDLDLRLDPEGGALTAVGAAGEVRDGAGNALGIDYRYRRGELEYLAATADMAWFNPLYFKYQHRYDFAGSKSLESVAEVEFRSQCWSIYLTYRDRIEDRSYLLSFALSGLGKVDLFGGGIGEPGE; this is encoded by the coding sequence GCGGAGCGGGGCTTGCCGCTGGTGAGCCGGTGAGCCTCGAAGCCGATCAACTCAGCTTCGATCAGGGGAGCGGGACCTACCAGGCCGTCGGCAAGGTCCGGTTGCAAAAGGGCTCCCTGACCCTCCATGCCGACCGTGTGCAGTGGAACGAGGTGGCCGGCGAGGCGCTGGCCAGTGGTGAGGTGGAGGTCACCGAACCGGCGGGGTATCTGACCGGAGAAACCCTCTGGCTCAATGTCAATACCGATGCCGGACGGCTGACGGACGGGCGCGCCTTTATGCGTGAAAAGAACGTCCACCTGGTCGGCAGGGAAATCGAGCGTTTCGACGCCGAGACCTACCGGGTATCGGAGGGGACGTTCACGACCTGCGACGGAGCGACCCCCTCATGGAAATTCGGAGCAAAACGCCTCGATGTCACCCTTGGCGGCTATGCCCGGGCCAGGCACGTTCTCTTCTACGTCTACGACCTCCCCGTTTTCTATCTCCCCTATCTGATCTACCCCGTCTCCGCCGAGCGGGAATCGGGTTTTCTCATGCCGCGCTTCGGTTATTCGGATCGTCGGGGAACCGAACTCTCTCTCGGCTACTATCAGGTTCTCGGGCGCAACATGGATGCCACCTTCTACCTCGATTACCTATCCGACCTCGGGGTCGGCAAGGGGGCCGAGTATCGCTACATCTTCGGTCAGGGAAACGACGGTGTCCTGCACGGCTATCACATCAGCGGGATCAAGGATGCCGGCGATCGCTATGCCCTTGACTGGCAACATCTGGGGGCTCTGGGCGACCGTCTGCGCCTGATCGGCGACGTGGAGTACGTGAGCAGTTCCGACTATTTCGCCGATTTCGGCGAGGAGGCAGGGGAGTACAACCGCGACATGGTGGAATCGGTCGTCGCCCTGAATCGCAATTGGGACCGGGCCAACCTGGGGGGGCAGTTCAAGTACACCCGGAATCTGGTGGGGAGTAACGGTGCTACCCTGCAGCAGCTTCCCGAAGTCCGCTTCGACCTGTTGCGGCGCCGCCTGGCCGAGACCCCCTTCTTTACCGACCTGGAGTCCTCCACCACCAACTTCTGGCGCCATGAAGGGCTCAAAGGCCAACGCCTCAATCTGCGCCCCTCCCTGGGGGCGGTCTTTGAGGCCGGCGGATTTCTCGAGATCGCCCCCGAGTTTGGCTACCGCCAGAGGCTCTACCAGACGTCCAGCGACGGCCCGGGGTACGAGGCGCAGGGACTGGCCGATTTCTCCACCCGCATTTCCACGCGGCTGACACGAATTTTTGCTCCGGGAGGAAAACAACTCCGGAGCATCCGCCACCTTGTCGAGCCGGAAATCTTCTACACCTTCATTCCCAACGTCGACCAGAGCCACCTTCCCCAGTTTGATCGGTTGGATGCCATTGCGCCGCGCAATGTCCTCGGTTACGCGCTGACCAATCGGCTCACGGCCCGCCTCGAAACCGAGGAAGGGGGGACGTCCTTCCATGATTTTCTCTATCTGCGCCTCTCCCAGGAGTACGACATTCGACAGACGCGCCTCGATGCGCCGGAAGAGGACAGTCCCTTTTCGACCTTGCGCACTGAGTTGATCCTCCGCCCGACCCGCTGGAGTTCTTTCGACCTGGATTTGCGGTTGGATCCCGAAGGGGGGGCGTTGACGGCCGTCGGCGCGGCCGGGGAAGTCCGGGACGGGGCGGGAAACGCTCTTGGCATCGATTACCGGTACCGGCGAGGGGAACTGGAATATCTGGCCGCCACCGCCGACATGGCCTGGTTCAATCCCCTCTATTTCAAGTACCAGCACCGCTACGATTTCGCCGGCAGCAAGTCTCTGGAATCCGTCGCCGAAGTGGAGTTCAGGTCCCAGTGCTGGAGCATCTATCTGACCTACAGGGACCGTATTGAGGATCGCTCCTATCTTTTGAGTTTTGCCCTTTCCGGGTTGGGGAAGGTCGATCTGTTCGGAGGGGGGATCGGGGAGCCGGGGGAATGA
- a CDS encoding ComEA family DNA-binding protein — MARAAVAQAPVVRKVEAAVNLNTASVKELQSLPGIGKVTAERIVAFRTEQGTFTSPEDLLKVKGVGKKTLEKIRGQIAVK; from the coding sequence ATGGCCCGGGCCGCCGTTGCCCAGGCACCGGTGGTCAGGAAGGTCGAAGCCGCAGTCAATCTCAACACGGCTTCGGTGAAGGAACTCCAGTCTCTCCCCGGGATCGGCAAGGTCACGGCGGAACGAATTGTCGCCTTCCGCACCGAGCAGGGGACCTTCACCTCGCCGGAGGATCTTCTCAAGGTCAAGGGGGTCGGCAAAAAGACCCTGGAGAAGATCCGCGGTCAGATCGCCGTGAAATAA